The Daucus carota subsp. sativus chromosome 9, DH1 v3.0, whole genome shotgun sequence genome window below encodes:
- the LOC108200328 gene encoding CDP-diacylglycerol--serine O-phosphatidyltransferase 1 — protein sequence MEPRSRRRNVVTHENGEVSTSSVEDDLDPWTAWAYRPRTISLLLVGACLLIWASGALDPENSSAGDIVVSVKRGVCAMIAVFLAYCLLQAPSTVLIRPHPAIWRLVHGMAVVYLVSLTFLLFQKRDDARQFMKFLHPDLGVELPEKSYGADCRIYMPDNPTNRFKNVYETLFDEFVLAHIFGWWGKAIMIRNQPLLWVLSIGFELMELTFRHMLPNFNECWWDSIILDILICNWFGIWAGMHTVRYFDGRTYEWVGISRQPSIYSKVKRTLGQFTPAHWDKDEWHPLLGPWRFLQVLSLCIVFLTVELNTFFLKFCLWIPPRNPLIIYRLVLWWLIAIPTIREYNSYLQDRKPVKKVGAFCWLSLAICIIELLICIKFGHGLFPNPMPRGLVLFWTSVGVTLVIFLITWSCQLHRILRKKRQ from the exons ATGGAACCTAGATCTAGAAGAAGGAATGTTGTTACTCATGAAAACGGTGAGGTGAGCACGTCATCTGTTGAAGATGACCTGGATCCATGGACAGCCTGGGCATACAGACCTCGTACTATATCATTATTACTTGTCGGTGCATGCCTTCTTAT ATGGGCAAGTGGCGCTCTTGATCCAGAAAATAGTTCAGCTGGTGATATTGTTGTTTCAGTTAAAAG GGGCGTATGTGCAATGATTGCAGTTTTTCTTGCATATTGCTTGCTACAAGCTCCCTCTAC TGTTCTGATTAGACCACATCCTGCCATATGGCGTTTAGTTCATGGAATGGCTGTTGTCTACCTTGTTTCTTTAACATTTTTGCTCTTCCAG AAGCGTGATGATGCTCGGCAATTCATGAAGTTTCTTCATCCCGATCTAGGTGTTG AACTCCCTGAAAAATCCTATGGTGCTGATTGCCGAATATACATGCCTGATAATCCCACAAACAGGTTCAAGAATGTTTAT GAGACGCTTTTTGATGAATTTGTGCTCGCTCATATATTTGGATGGTGGGGCAAGGCTATAATGATTCGGAATCAACCCCTTCTGTGGGTTTTATCAATTGGTTTCGAGTTAATGGAG CTTACCTTCCGCCACATGTTACCAAATTTTAACGAGTGCTGGTGGGACAGCATTATTCTTGATATTTTAATCTGCAACTGGTTTG GTATTTGGGCAGGAATGCATACTGTTAGGTACTTTGACGGTAGAACATATGAATGGGTTGGAATAAGTCGTCAGCCAAGTATCTACAGCAAA GTCAAACGAACACTGGGTCAATTCACACCAGCACATTGGGACAAAGATGAGTGGCACCCTCTGCTTGGTCCATGGCGATTTCTTCAAGTTTTAAGTCTCTGCATTGTGTTCTTAACTGTGGAGCTCAACACATTCTTTCTTAAGTTTTGTCTTTGGATACCTCCTCGGAACCCCCTTATTATATATAGGCTGGTCTTGTGGTGGCTAATAGCAATACCCACAATTCGTGAGTACAACTCCTACCTACAGGATAG AAAACCAGTGAAAAAGGTTGGAGCATTTTGTTGGCTGTCCCTTGCAATCTGCATCATAGAGCTTCTTATATGTATTAAATTCGGACACG GTTTATTCCCCAATCCTATGCCTAGGGGGTTGGTACTTTTTTGGACATCTGTTGGTGTTACCCTCGTAATATTTTTGATCACATGGTCTTGTCAATTGCATCGGATTCTGAGAAAAAAGCGACAATGA